From a single Oncorhynchus nerka isolate Pitt River linkage group LG11, Oner_Uvic_2.0, whole genome shotgun sequence genomic region:
- the LOC115136953 gene encoding F-box only protein 46-like: MDRDTFSHIRLWCPRPFGTYSQNKPRGTGGSGAAPFLCKADTAGRTSLEVGGSVDGQEEEDAGSENSPPDADPASALQAPSTPPGATQMEDGRVLLDTWYVIKPGNTKEKIAFFVAHQFSGVGLPRPSAIKVKGNWATDCTKAKRRRRCSSYDPPARAQTNIIPATPPPEASTPEANPGVSETDLLSVAEMVALVEQRTAMALQGMVTQGQTATEHPEHTLLQGTVSDPSPMVFLSESPDPPRGVLEEEQQESRRVAKAIAHFESQHQLLENTLRPVSGLDSPRERERSGDSGPTHGRGEVRIAFRVSSLDPGSQSEPAGRPRCMFMSCGGGGGQAGARANEKITCDLYQLVSPTSRDPSLLLAGSPKADPHGVSHTDRPASSSLDPSQELGSGEKKSVARERVTGFHVEVVVTGAVDQCVFYGKDSTENVQEETVCFAMPSGVSPADGSEDPPPGQLFFLQPQRGSDEDSGTGSSSGMCSLDCTNNNNPAGDAADRPDSPLAGVEDCSDPSLCRLYRHVSHDFLEIRFQIQRLLEPRQYMLLLPDHIMVNIFSYLPTRSLAALKCTCYDFKVLIEMYGVPATDSRWNQDPLYRDDPCKQCKRQYERGDVSLCRWHPKPYHHDLPYGRSYWMCCRRTDKDTPGCRVGLHDNNWVLQPCELVQTRAKREDGR, translated from the coding sequence ATGGACCGAGACACCTTCTCCCACATCCGACTGTGGTGCCCACGCCCCTTTGGCACCTACTCCCAGAACAAGCCCAGAGGTACAGGGGGCAGTGGGGCAGCCCCCTTCCTCTGCAAGGCTGACACTGCGGGGCGCACGTCGCTGGAGGTCGGGGGAAGCGTggatggccaggaggaggaggatgccGGCTCTGAGAACAGTCCCCCAGACGCCGACCCGGCCTCGGCACTGCAggctccctccacccctcccggCGCCACTCAGATGGAGGATGGGAGGGTGCTGCTGGACACCTGGTACGTCATCAAGCCGGGCAACACCAAGGAGAAGATTGCCTTCTTCGTGGCCCACCAGTTCAGTGGGGTGGGTCTGCCTCGACCCAGCGCCATAAAGGTGAAAGGGAACTGGGCCACGGACTGCACTAAGGCAAAGCGCAGGCGGCGCTGCTCCTCCTATGACCCCCCCGCCCGGGCCCAGACCAACATTATCCCCGCCACCCCGCCCCCAGAAGCCTCCACCCCAGAGGCCAACCCGGGAGTGAGCGAGACTGACCTGCTGTCCGTTGCTGAGATGGTGGCCCTGGTAGAGCAGCGTACAGCCATGGCCTTGCAGGGCATGGTGACCCAGGGACAGACTGCCACAGAACACCCCGAACACACGCTCCTGCAGGGCACAGTCTCCGACCCCAGCCCCATGGTTTTCCTGTCAGAGAGCCCTGACCCCCCACGCGGTGTCCTggaggaggagcagcaggagTCGCGGCGTGTGGCTAAGGCCATAGCCCACTTTGAGTCCCAACATCAGCTCCTGGAGAACACACTGAGGCCCGTGTCGGGCCTGGACTCtcccagggagagggagcggagcGGGGACTCTGGGCCCACCCACGGCCGAGGTGAAGTGAGGATTGCCTTCCGGGTATCCAGCCTAgatcctggctcgcagtcagagCCCGCAGGCCGGCCCCGCTGCATGTTCATGAgctgtgggggaggagggggccaGGCGGGGGCCCGGGCCAACGAGAAGATCACCTGTGATCTCTACCAGCTGGTCAGCCCCACGTCACGGGACCCCAGCCTCCTCCTGGCCGGCTCTCCAAAAGCTGACCCCCATGGGGTGAGCCATACAGACCGGCCAGCCTCCAGCAGCCTGGACCCCAGCCAGGAGCTCGGCTCTGGGGAGAAGAAGTCTGTGGCCCGGGAGAGGGTGACTGGCTTCCACGTGGAGGTGGTTGTCACGGGTGCTGTAGACCAATGTGTGTTCTATGGCAAGGACAGCACAGAAAATGTGCAAGAGGAGACTGTGTGTTTCGCCATGCCCAGTGGGGTCAGCCCTGCCGACGGCTCAGAGGACCCCCCTCCAGGCCAGCTGTTCTTCCTGCAGCCCCAGAGAGGGTCTGACGAGGACAGTGGCACCGGCAGCAGCAGTGGAATGTGCTCTTTGGACTGCACCAATAACAACAATCCTGCTGGGGATGCTGCTGACCGGCCGGACTCCCCCCTGGCCGGCGTGGAGGACTGCTCGGACCCCTCCCTGTGCCGTCTCTATCGCCACGTCTCTCACGACTTCCTGGAGATCCGCTTCCAGATCCAGCGGCTGCTGGAGCCTCGTCAGTACATGCTGCTACTGCCCGACCACATCATGGTCAATATCTTCAGCTACCTGCCCACCCGCTCGCTGGCCGCCCTCAAGTGCACCTGCTACGACTTCAAGGTTCTGATTGAGATGTACGGTGTGCCCGCCACCGACTCGCGCTGGAACCAGGACCCGCTGTACCGCGACGACCCCTGCAAGCAGTGTAAGCGGCAGTACGAACGGGGCGACGTGTCTCTCTGCCGCTGGCACCCCAAACCTTACCACCACGACCTGCCTTATGGACGCTCCTATTGGATGTGCTGCCGGCGCACGGACAAGGACACACCAGGCTGCCGTGTGGGGCTGCACGACAACAACTGGGTACTGCAGCCCTGCGAGCTGGTGCAGACCCGCGCTAAGAGGGAGGACGGGAGGTAA